In Anseongella ginsenosidimutans, one genomic interval encodes:
- a CDS encoding FecR family protein, with translation MQGEHNELFNDRTAGDIRKVLKTPEAERLSPGEKEQLWEKIDGSIPRKKGWVRRLGWLKVAAAVIFSAGMGSWLLFNTAATSPLEQMVAAARLADTLAASEIEVVTINTKESAEEGDEPVYKTVVVPYGKRTMLTLQDSTRIWLNSGSKLVYPEVFEDGQRQVYLEGEAYFDVQHSESRPFFVQTKDMEIKVLGTEFNVSAYSDDENSNVVLVKGSIELTTNRTSFSEKVKTRLVPHEIAVYNPAEKDLEISNTVVEEYVSWRTGSMVFKNSRLSEILKKLQRYYRMQIELEDPGLGTATFTGPLDLKKNIESVMDIICLTTSLVYEKEEGKIVLKENK, from the coding sequence ATGCAAGGGGAACACAACGAGTTGTTTAATGACAGGACTGCCGGAGATATCCGGAAAGTGTTGAAAACTCCGGAGGCTGAGCGGCTTTCTCCGGGGGAGAAGGAACAACTATGGGAAAAGATTGACGGAAGTATTCCCCGGAAAAAAGGGTGGGTCCGGCGGCTCGGCTGGTTGAAAGTAGCGGCCGCGGTTATTTTTTCAGCAGGAATGGGCAGCTGGCTGCTGTTTAACACGGCAGCTACTTCGCCGCTGGAACAAATGGTGGCTGCTGCCCGCCTGGCGGATACGCTGGCGGCTTCTGAGATCGAAGTGGTCACGATCAATACGAAGGAAAGCGCTGAGGAAGGGGACGAACCTGTGTATAAAACGGTGGTGGTCCCTTACGGGAAGCGGACCATGCTTACCCTGCAGGACAGTACGCGAATATGGCTTAATTCCGGTTCAAAACTTGTTTATCCGGAAGTTTTCGAGGACGGGCAGCGCCAGGTTTACCTGGAAGGCGAGGCCTATTTTGATGTGCAGCATAGCGAGAGCCGGCCTTTCTTTGTTCAGACGAAGGATATGGAAATAAAAGTGCTGGGCACGGAGTTTAACGTGAGCGCCTATTCTGACGACGAAAATTCCAATGTGGTGCTGGTAAAGGGAAGCATTGAGCTGACAACCAACCGGACCAGTTTTTCAGAGAAAGTTAAAACCCGGCTGGTCCCCCACGAGATTGCGGTTTATAACCCGGCGGAAAAAGACCTGGAAATAAGCAATACAGTCGTGGAGGAATACGTTTCATGGAGGACAGGCTCTATGGTCTTTAAGAACAGCCGCCTCAGCGAAATCCTTAAAAAGCTGCAGCGCTACTACCGGATGCAAATTGAGCTGGAAGATCCCGGGCTGGGAACGGCAACCTTTACGGGGCCGCTCGACCTGAAAAAAAATATTGAGTCGGTAATGGATATTATTTGCCTTACCACTTCTTTGGTTTATGAAAAGGAGGAAGGGAAGATCGTACTTAAAGAAAATAAATAA
- a CDS encoding SusC/RagA family TonB-linked outer membrane protein translates to MKKCDRRVTDLLRIMKLTTLFLLLGMMTVSAEGYSQKRLTVLVNNGTLNDLFNQIQQQSDYLIFYRDEVLAGNRLEKINLELKNKKIGDILDRALKGTHLTYRISGRQIAVIEDIPENRELIQQEVSGTVQDTSGMPLPGVSVQVKGTTTGTMTDIEGRFTLPAGPEDVLVISLMGFLSKEVPVGGQDELTINLQEDVARLEQVVVVGYGTQKRSSITGAVTAVDAADLNNMAASNLSNTLAGRAPGVNVTNTSGLSGASSRIRIRGSFGEPLYVIDGIVRDKAAFDALEASEVNQMSFLKDAATASIYGSRAGNGVVLVTTKKGKAQEATFNFQSNYTMGRPTMTLLSDLTTATDELIYQNRVAEFNGNAAPNGTEEFEYFENRSYNVHDFIWRNPSFHRQSLSVTGGNEKVTYYSLLSYRDEQGSYTSVDHQKYNLRSNISANITDAVSVDLNLSANQQNLDRFYWPFTGDDDYDVSDLYRVTFNWPKTYPFYLEEDGTPADYVTDYPVQTPMGSWQAWSVIDQVIGDRYIQTRRRQLNSILTLNVKLDALTPGLSTKVTGSYLAEDYMRKKYLTYQTNYVFNQADPGGNRFLPAPPDPNDINIFTFSQNQPFMSYDMATYWGYQFNWFLNYDRTFNKHTVQALAVFEQAESGGHEVLARAENPITSDDQMFVYPTDRQFRYGDGRDTIGARQSYIGRVHYAYDDKYIAEFSFRYDGNTLFPDGKRWGFFPSVSAAWRIAEEPFFRELTGAFDELKLRASYGTTGNDLNVSNEEIAAFAYAENYVNSGNYIFGDRLYQQIAPGATPNPFLTWATSTTYNLGLDVAVMNGKLSGTLDAFVREETDILGPRGVTLPVAYGRALAPENYAARSWRGGELTVMWQDDIGNGLNYAVTGNLGYARDRWDTYDENPAYAPAATSIFSHASAGRRIALSASGRLGSSARRNSWTRFLNRDSRSTAAILTLAGCTLKTYAATGTRPGLTVK, encoded by the coding sequence ATGAAAAAATGTGACCGGAGAGTGACGGATCTCCTGCGTATTATGAAGCTCACCACTTTATTTCTCCTGCTTGGAATGATGACTGTTTCCGCTGAAGGCTATTCTCAAAAACGCCTTACCGTCCTGGTGAATAACGGGACGCTGAATGATCTTTTTAACCAGATCCAGCAGCAGAGTGACTATCTTATCTTCTACAGGGATGAAGTGCTGGCCGGAAACCGCCTGGAAAAGATCAACCTGGAACTTAAGAATAAAAAGATCGGCGATATTTTAGACCGGGCGCTGAAAGGCACCCACCTTACCTACCGCATTTCCGGCCGCCAGATAGCTGTAATTGAAGATATTCCTGAAAACAGGGAACTGATACAGCAGGAAGTGAGCGGGACCGTGCAGGATACCTCCGGCATGCCTTTGCCCGGCGTGTCCGTCCAGGTAAAAGGCACGACGACAGGAACTATGACGGATATAGAAGGCCGGTTTACCCTTCCTGCCGGACCTGAAGACGTGCTGGTGATTTCCCTGATGGGCTTTCTTTCAAAAGAAGTACCCGTTGGCGGGCAGGATGAACTCACAATCAACCTGCAGGAGGATGTAGCCAGGCTGGAGCAGGTGGTAGTGGTCGGCTACGGTACCCAGAAACGCTCCAGCATAACCGGCGCGGTTACCGCAGTAGATGCGGCGGATCTTAATAATATGGCCGCCTCTAACCTGTCCAATACCCTCGCCGGCAGGGCGCCGGGAGTGAACGTGACGAATACTTCAGGATTGTCCGGCGCCAGTTCCAGGATCCGGATCCGGGGAAGCTTCGGGGAACCGCTGTATGTGATTGACGGGATCGTTCGGGACAAAGCCGCTTTCGATGCGCTGGAAGCTTCCGAAGTTAACCAGATGAGCTTTCTGAAAGATGCCGCCACGGCTTCCATTTATGGTTCCCGGGCAGGGAATGGCGTTGTGCTGGTAACCACGAAAAAAGGAAAAGCACAGGAGGCGACTTTTAATTTCCAGTCCAATTACACGATGGGCCGGCCAACCATGACCCTCCTTTCAGACCTTACCACGGCCACGGACGAACTGATCTACCAAAACCGGGTCGCCGAATTTAACGGGAATGCCGCCCCCAACGGAACCGAGGAGTTCGAATATTTTGAGAACCGGAGTTATAACGTGCATGATTTTATCTGGAGAAACCCCAGCTTTCACCGCCAGTCCTTGTCAGTAACGGGAGGCAATGAAAAGGTTACATATTATTCCCTTCTCAGCTACCGCGATGAACAAGGTTCCTATACTTCCGTAGACCACCAGAAGTATAATTTGAGAAGTAATATTTCGGCTAATATCACGGATGCCGTTAGCGTGGATCTTAATTTGTCGGCCAATCAGCAAAACCTGGACCGCTTTTACTGGCCGTTTACCGGAGACGATGATTATGACGTTTCCGACCTTTACCGTGTAACGTTTAACTGGCCGAAGACTTATCCTTTTTACCTGGAAGAAGACGGGACGCCGGCCGACTATGTAACAGATTACCCTGTGCAAACTCCTATGGGCAGCTGGCAGGCCTGGAGCGTGATTGACCAGGTGATCGGCGACCGGTACATTCAAACCCGGCGGCGGCAGCTGAACTCTATACTCACACTCAATGTGAAACTGGATGCACTGACCCCGGGCCTTTCCACCAAAGTAACGGGCAGTTACCTGGCCGAAGACTATATGCGGAAGAAATACCTGACCTACCAGACAAATTACGTGTTCAACCAGGCAGATCCCGGCGGCAACCGTTTTCTGCCCGCTCCGCCGGATCCGAACGACATCAATATATTTACCTTCAGCCAAAACCAGCCCTTTATGAGCTATGATATGGCTACTTACTGGGGTTACCAGTTCAACTGGTTCCTGAATTATGATCGCACCTTTAATAAGCACACGGTGCAGGCGCTGGCAGTATTTGAACAGGCGGAAAGCGGGGGGCATGAGGTGCTGGCCCGCGCGGAAAATCCGATTACTTCGGATGACCAGATGTTCGTATACCCGACTGACAGGCAATTTCGCTACGGAGACGGCCGCGATACCATCGGGGCGCGTCAATCCTACATCGGAAGGGTACATTACGCGTATGATGATAAGTATATTGCCGAATTCTCTTTCCGCTATGACGGGAATACACTTTTCCCTGACGGTAAGCGCTGGGGCTTTTTCCCCTCTGTTTCAGCCGCGTGGCGGATCGCGGAGGAACCCTTTTTCCGTGAGCTGACAGGCGCCTTTGACGAACTGAAGCTCAGGGCATCCTACGGCACCACGGGGAATGATCTGAATGTGAGTAATGAAGAGATCGCCGCTTTCGCCTATGCCGAGAACTATGTGAACTCGGGGAATTATATTTTCGGTGACCGCTTATACCAGCAAATTGCCCCCGGAGCTACTCCTAATCCATTCCTCACCTGGGCCACTTCCACTACGTATAACCTGGGACTGGATGTGGCCGTGATGAACGGGAAACTGAGCGGTACATTAGATGCCTTTGTCCGGGAAGAAACCGATATCCTGGGCCCCCGCGGAGTAACGCTTCCTGTTGCTTACGGCCGGGCGCTGGCGCCGGAAAATTACGCGGCCCGTTCCTGGCGGGGAGGGGAGCTAACCGTGATGTGGCAGGATGATATTGGAAATGGCCTTAATTATGCCGTAACAGGCAACCTGGGATACGCAAGGGACCGCTGGGATACTTACGATGAAAATCCGGCCTATGCCCCGGCGGCAACCAGCATTTTCAGTCACGCATCGGCCGGCCGGAGGATCGCATTATCGGCCTCCGGGCGCTTGGGATCATCCGCACGCAGGAACAGCTGGACGCGCTTCTTGAACAGGGATTCACGCAGTACGGCCGCGATCCTTACCTTGGCGGGCTGTACTTTGAAGACGTACGCGGCGACGGGTACTCGCCCGGGCCTGACGGTAAAATAG
- a CDS encoding RagB/SusD family nutrient uptake outer membrane protein encodes MKKIIYSILSCLAVLTVSCNDDVLDIEDLGHYQAEEVWNDPNLANAYMANIYPMFGNWAADVSERSEQLVGIHFYPNRITISNGEYKSWDYNRIRLINQAIQDVNGGTLDQEIKDNIMGQALFMRAYAYFNMVMYHGGVPYLTEPLDRYEDDLLVSRNSTAECFDLIIQDLDNAIANLPERIEPSSDEYGKIDGSFAQAFKAKVLLYKASPQFNPSNPWDNAYWEEAYQVNKQVYDGLSSLGFALHPDYSTIALDERNNEIIFSVINSYPDKVAAWDHGVRPGSESRGPASACPSWEFVKEFPMKDGKLYNDPTGAYYKTDEEFLQSYWENRDPRFDKSVVWNGKIYEVSGKAGKRQYTALGVAHELDDFGVNPAAETNSTNLNRYSGFFILKNSLLNLKQAEVQQYDVDYVVMRFAEVMLNYAETANETGRTGEALEILKQIRERAGIEPGAGGNYGITADTREEVREAILAERNIEFCFEGHRFWDLRRLRMLDRLDGITKHGVEAIAVTPSGTDMPLDQAREQADEYQLVEEDFRYSLLQVPFSGVKVMSLPEQYYFFPIQEEVINRNSNIEQNSNWGGTFNPTLE; translated from the coding sequence ATGAAAAAGATCATATATAGTATATTATCGTGCCTGGCTGTTCTTACCGTTTCCTGTAATGACGACGTCCTTGATATTGAGGACCTGGGCCATTACCAGGCAGAAGAAGTATGGAACGACCCGAATCTTGCCAATGCCTATATGGCCAATATTTATCCCATGTTCGGCAACTGGGCTGCAGACGTTAGCGAACGAAGTGAACAATTGGTGGGGATCCATTTTTATCCCAACCGGATTACTATTTCGAACGGAGAATATAAATCCTGGGATTATAACCGCATCCGCCTTATCAACCAGGCCATACAGGATGTGAATGGGGGTACCCTGGACCAGGAGATTAAGGACAATATTATGGGGCAGGCGCTTTTCATGCGGGCTTACGCCTATTTTAATATGGTGATGTACCACGGAGGCGTGCCTTACCTGACTGAGCCGCTGGACCGCTATGAAGATGATTTGCTGGTATCACGGAATTCGACTGCGGAATGTTTTGATCTGATCATACAAGACCTGGACAATGCCATTGCCAACCTTCCGGAGCGCATTGAACCTTCTTCCGACGAGTATGGTAAGATAGACGGAAGCTTTGCCCAGGCTTTCAAGGCAAAGGTGCTGCTGTACAAGGCTTCTCCTCAGTTCAACCCTTCGAACCCCTGGGACAATGCTTATTGGGAAGAAGCTTACCAGGTGAATAAACAGGTTTATGACGGACTTAGCAGCCTCGGATTCGCCTTGCATCCAGATTATTCCACCATTGCGCTGGATGAACGCAACAATGAGATCATTTTCTCCGTCATCAACAGCTACCCTGATAAGGTAGCGGCCTGGGACCACGGTGTGCGGCCCGGATCGGAAAGCCGGGGACCTGCTTCAGCCTGTCCCAGCTGGGAGTTCGTAAAAGAATTTCCGATGAAGGACGGGAAGCTTTACAACGATCCTACTGGCGCGTACTATAAAACAGACGAAGAATTTTTGCAGAGCTACTGGGAAAACCGCGATCCGCGGTTTGACAAATCAGTGGTATGGAATGGAAAAATTTACGAGGTATCCGGGAAAGCCGGAAAGCGGCAGTACACCGCCCTGGGAGTGGCGCATGAACTGGATGATTTTGGGGTAAACCCGGCGGCGGAAACCAATTCCACCAACCTGAACCGGTACAGTGGCTTCTTTATTCTGAAAAACAGCCTGCTGAACCTTAAGCAAGCCGAAGTTCAGCAATACGATGTGGATTACGTGGTGATGCGCTTCGCGGAAGTAATGCTGAATTATGCCGAAACGGCCAACGAAACAGGGAGGACCGGCGAAGCCCTGGAAATCCTGAAGCAGATCCGCGAGCGGGCCGGTATTGAGCCCGGCGCCGGCGGCAATTATGGGATCACAGCCGACACCCGGGAAGAGGTGCGGGAAGCGATCCTGGCCGAACGGAATATCGAGTTCTGCTTTGAAGGCCACCGCTTCTGGGACCTGCGCCGCCTGCGCATGCTGGACCGCCTGGACGGCATTACCAAGCATGGAGTGGAAGCGATAGCCGTTACGCCTTCCGGAACGGATATGCCCCTTGACCAGGCCAGGGAACAGGCCGATGAGTACCAGCTGGTGGAGGAAGATTTCCGCTACAGCCTGCTGCAGGTGCCGTTTTCCGGCGTAAAAGTAATGTCGCTCCCGGAACAATATTATTTCTTCCCTATCCAGGAGGAGGTGATCAACCGGAATTCCAATATTGAACAGAACTCCAACTGGGGAGGAACCTTTAATCCTACGCTGGAATAG
- a CDS encoding Gfo/Idh/MocA family oxidoreductase — MEKPKQPSSSRRNFLKGSAAALAAFTIVPRHVLGQGFLAPSDQLTKAVIGVGGMGRNHFGYAGTRVVAICDVDKGHLKKALGMLDKGVKTFADYRELIRLPEVDIVHVATPPHWHGIIAADAAREGKDIWCEKPMTRTIGEGKRLVEAVQQHGRIFRLNTWFRFEDNFYGMGTTVKPIKKLVQSGLLGWPLKVTIGGGTGFNWKFFWVGKEHLDPQPVPAELDYEMWLGPAPWKPYNPHRVHQTFRGYWDYDGGGLGDMGQHYIDPVQYFLDKDHTSPVSVEVDAPQQHPDAAGAWRRIEFTYEDGCKIILDGENKDANVPYIEGPKGKLYPGFRSDIPDLQKKLAAFPDPEPQVTDFVEAVKKRQKFALNEENGHRSCTLVNMGKIAVRLNRSLKFDPVAQRFIDDEGANELAYQAMRGPWTI, encoded by the coding sequence ATGGAAAAACCGAAACAACCTTCGAGTTCCAGGAGGAATTTTTTGAAAGGCTCTGCCGCCGCGCTGGCTGCATTTACGATCGTTCCCAGGCATGTTCTGGGGCAGGGATTCCTTGCTCCGAGCGATCAGCTTACCAAAGCCGTGATCGGAGTAGGCGGCATGGGACGTAATCATTTTGGGTATGCCGGTACCCGCGTGGTAGCCATTTGCGACGTGGATAAAGGCCACCTGAAAAAGGCTTTGGGGATGCTTGATAAAGGAGTTAAAACCTTTGCTGATTACCGGGAACTGATACGGCTTCCGGAAGTAGATATCGTACACGTGGCCACCCCGCCCCACTGGCATGGTATTATCGCCGCCGACGCCGCACGGGAGGGGAAAGACATCTGGTGTGAAAAACCAATGACCCGTACCATTGGCGAAGGTAAGAGGCTGGTAGAAGCGGTGCAGCAGCACGGCCGGATTTTCCGGCTGAACACCTGGTTCCGTTTTGAAGATAATTTCTACGGGATGGGCACCACGGTGAAACCTATTAAGAAACTGGTTCAAAGCGGCCTGCTTGGCTGGCCCCTGAAAGTAACGATTGGCGGCGGGACAGGCTTTAACTGGAAATTTTTCTGGGTTGGAAAGGAACACCTGGACCCACAGCCTGTTCCCGCCGAACTGGATTATGAAATGTGGCTGGGCCCGGCGCCCTGGAAACCTTATAACCCGCACCGCGTACACCAGACTTTCCGCGGCTACTGGGATTATGACGGCGGTGGCCTTGGCGATATGGGGCAGCACTATATTGACCCCGTTCAGTATTTCCTTGACAAAGACCATACAAGCCCTGTAAGCGTAGAAGTAGACGCTCCCCAGCAGCATCCTGATGCCGCCGGTGCATGGAGGCGGATTGAATTCACCTACGAGGACGGTTGCAAGATCATCCTTGACGGAGAGAACAAGGATGCGAATGTACCTTATATAGAAGGGCCGAAAGGGAAGCTGTATCCCGGTTTCCGTTCTGATATCCCTGACCTGCAAAAGAAGCTGGCTGCTTTCCCTGACCCGGAACCGCAGGTGACCGATTTCGTAGAAGCGGTAAAGAAGCGTCAGAAGTTTGCGTTGAACGAAGAGAACGGCCATCGCTCCTGTACCCTGGTGAACATGGGTAAGATTGCCGTACGCCTGAACCGTTCCCTGAAATTTGATCCGGTGGCCCAGCGCTTTATAGACGATGAAGGCGCTAACGAACTGGCTTACCAGGCAATGAGAGGCCCCTGGACAATATAG